A single genomic interval of Halorubrum aethiopicum harbors:
- a CDS encoding DUF6360 family protein yields MSDRLLRVNAYTTLDFVDARARGHDFEADAPGVVNVTAPREDPDHVDLQIELDDTGIDDLPAHADEVTLSPAQARTLAEALESAAARVEAAKGDADGE; encoded by the coding sequence ATGAGCGACCGCCTGCTCCGCGTGAACGCGTACACGACGCTCGACTTCGTGGACGCGAGGGCGCGAGGCCACGACTTCGAGGCGGACGCGCCCGGCGTCGTGAACGTCACCGCGCCGCGGGAGGACCCGGACCACGTCGACCTCCAGATCGAACTCGACGACACGGGGATCGACGACCTCCCCGCCCACGCCGACGAGGTCACGCTCTCGCCGGCGCAGGCGCGAACCCTCGCCGAGGCGCTGGAGTCGGCGGCGGCCCGCGTCGAGGCCGCGAAGGGCGACGCCGACGGCGAGTGA
- the purM gene encoding phosphoribosylformylglycinamidine cyclo-ligase produces the protein MAERDGDAGGDGDDEELTYADAGVDIDASEAATAALVGMVGEGEGDYAGLLDIGDRYLALATDGVGTKLLVAEALADYSTVGIDCIAMNVNDLVAAGVRSVAFVDYLAVDEPDEGFAEQVGEGLAAGAERADIELVGGETAVMPEVVRGLDLAGTCAGLAAKDGVFDGHAEPGDALVGWRSSGIHSNGLTLAREAVTREHEYTDPCPFAGYDTLGEALLEPTRIYTDLLDPMRERGVRAAAHVTGGGWTNLTRLGAHRYVVDDPFDAQPVFGFVQSEGNVSDEEMHRTFNMGTGFVAALDPGAAESLAAETDGRVIGRVEEDDEGDGEEGSVAIRGLEL, from the coding sequence ATGGCCGAAAGGGACGGCGACGCTGGTGGCGACGGCGACGACGAGGAGCTCACGTACGCCGACGCGGGCGTCGACATCGACGCGAGCGAGGCCGCGACCGCCGCGCTGGTCGGGATGGTCGGCGAGGGCGAGGGCGACTACGCCGGCCTGCTCGACATCGGCGACCGCTACCTCGCGCTGGCGACCGACGGCGTCGGGACGAAGCTGCTCGTCGCGGAGGCGCTCGCCGACTACTCGACGGTCGGAATCGACTGTATCGCGATGAACGTCAACGACCTCGTCGCTGCCGGCGTCCGCTCGGTGGCGTTCGTCGACTACCTCGCGGTCGACGAGCCGGACGAGGGGTTCGCAGAGCAGGTCGGCGAGGGCCTCGCCGCGGGCGCGGAGCGGGCCGACATCGAACTGGTCGGCGGCGAGACGGCGGTGATGCCGGAGGTCGTCCGCGGGCTCGACCTCGCGGGGACCTGTGCCGGACTCGCCGCGAAGGACGGCGTCTTCGACGGGCACGCGGAGCCGGGCGACGCGCTCGTCGGCTGGAGGTCGTCGGGGATCCACTCCAACGGGCTGACGCTCGCGCGCGAGGCCGTCACGCGCGAACACGAGTACACGGACCCGTGCCCGTTCGCCGGGTACGACACCCTCGGCGAGGCGCTCTTGGAACCCACCCGGATCTACACCGACCTGCTTGACCCCATGCGCGAACGCGGCGTCCGGGCCGCGGCCCACGTCACCGGCGGCGGGTGGACGAACCTGACACGACTGGGCGCGCACCGCTACGTCGTGGACGACCCCTTCGACGCCCAGCCCGTCTTCGGGTTCGTCCAGTCTGAGGGGAACGTCTCCGACGAGGAGATGCATCGAACGTTCAACATGGGGACCGGGTTCGTCGCGGCGCTGGATCCCGGGGCCGCCGAGTCGCTGGCGGCGGAGACGGACGGGCGCGTGATCGGACGGGTGGAGGAGGACGACGAGGGTGACGGCGAGGAGGGGAGCGTCGCGATCCGCGGACTGGAGCTATAA
- a CDS encoding Zn-dependent protease codes for MATNIAGRRIGGLYFSGTELRDLLLAWLALGVAFTLFFVGGSAGVSRIVAAGVVLPLLVGLSTAGVGFLLHEIAHKVVAVRYDQVAEFRADNGMLFLAVASALLGFIFAAPGAVHHRGRLTAGEHGRIALAGPVVNLLLMVLFVPVFYAGTLLGSEVLALVGERGIAINVFLAAFNLVPYGPLDGRTVLDWSRVVWAVAFVPSALLAVLLVFVLGLGFGGPF; via the coding sequence ATGGCAACGAACATCGCCGGCCGCCGGATCGGCGGCCTCTACTTCAGCGGCACCGAACTCAGAGACCTGCTCCTCGCGTGGCTCGCGCTCGGCGTGGCGTTCACGCTCTTCTTCGTCGGCGGGAGCGCCGGCGTCTCCCGGATCGTCGCGGCCGGCGTGGTGCTCCCGCTCCTCGTCGGACTCTCGACCGCGGGCGTCGGCTTCCTCCTCCACGAGATCGCGCACAAGGTCGTCGCCGTCCGCTACGACCAGGTGGCGGAGTTCCGCGCGGACAACGGCATGCTGTTTCTGGCCGTGGCGAGCGCCCTGCTCGGGTTCATCTTCGCCGCGCCCGGCGCGGTCCACCACCGCGGGCGGCTCACCGCGGGCGAACACGGGCGGATCGCGCTCGCCGGCCCCGTCGTCAACCTGCTTCTCATGGTCCTCTTCGTGCCCGTGTTCTACGCGGGAACGCTGCTGGGGAGTGAGGTCCTGGCGCTGGTCGGCGAGCGCGGGATCGCGATCAACGTCTTCCTCGCCGCGTTCAACCTCGTCCCGTACGGCCCGCTCGACGGGAGGACGGTGCTGGACTGGAGCCGCGTCGTCTGGGCGGTCGCGTTCGTCCCGTCGGCGCTCCTCGCGGTCCTTCTGGTGTTCGTGCTCGGCCTCGGCTTCGGCGGGCCGTTCTGA
- a CDS encoding TraB/GumN family protein, with translation MTETPEGPADVASAPSESTPVDARESGSVTVVGTAHVSERSVEEVEEAIEREEPDVVAVELDEGRYRQMQGETPDDLDASDLLRGNTVFQFLAYWMLSYVQTQLGERFDIEPGADMKAAVDVAERLGIDVALVDRDIQTTIQRFWARMTLVEKLRMVGGLAFGVTDSRVVGVVAGILIGVIAGPAIGLFGGSFGVTEPLLTSVTAGMLAAVAAALVVDQVGKVGLSPDARLYAAAAIGPLAGLVVAASGVADGLVATYLGGLTVRAIGSLGLGLALGLSVGVVGAALLGLFGLASPDEDAEYGGIEEIDIEELTDTDVVTMMMEEFRQFSPGGAEALIDERDAFIAHRLVALREAGRDVVAVVGAGHRAGIEGYLANPDSLPPMADLVGEESGRGFPWKKLIGYGITVGFVAFFVLLAMAGVRNGFLLRLFGAWFLINAAFAFGFAKLAGARWSSAGVGGAVAWMTSINPLLAPGWFTGYVELRHLTVNVGDIGTLNELLADETRPPGELVREMLDVPLFKLIVVVAMTNVGSIVASFLFAVYVLPAMFGDIGGVEEVSRLMIQGARNSAELLRGLIAP, from the coding sequence ATGACAGAGACGCCAGAGGGACCCGCCGACGTCGCGTCGGCCCCCTCCGAGAGCACCCCCGTCGACGCCCGCGAGTCCGGGTCGGTGACCGTCGTCGGCACCGCACACGTCTCCGAGCGCTCCGTCGAGGAGGTCGAGGAGGCGATCGAACGCGAGGAGCCCGACGTCGTCGCCGTCGAACTGGACGAGGGTCGCTACCGGCAGATGCAGGGGGAGACCCCCGACGACCTCGACGCGAGCGACCTGCTGCGCGGGAACACGGTCTTTCAGTTCCTCGCCTACTGGATGCTCTCGTACGTCCAGACCCAACTCGGCGAGCGGTTCGACATCGAACCCGGCGCGGACATGAAAGCCGCCGTCGACGTCGCCGAGCGACTCGGGATCGACGTCGCGCTGGTCGACCGCGACATCCAGACCACGATCCAGCGGTTCTGGGCGCGCATGACCCTGGTCGAGAAGCTCCGGATGGTCGGCGGGCTCGCGTTCGGCGTCACCGACTCCCGCGTCGTCGGGGTGGTCGCCGGAATCCTGATCGGGGTGATCGCCGGGCCCGCGATCGGCCTCTTCGGCGGCTCCTTCGGCGTCACCGAGCCGCTCCTGACGAGCGTGACCGCGGGGATGCTCGCGGCGGTGGCGGCCGCGCTCGTCGTCGACCAGGTCGGGAAGGTCGGGCTCTCGCCCGACGCCCGGCTGTACGCCGCGGCCGCGATCGGGCCGCTCGCGGGACTCGTCGTGGCGGCCTCCGGCGTCGCCGACGGGCTCGTCGCGACGTACCTCGGCGGGCTCACGGTCCGGGCGATCGGGAGCCTCGGGCTCGGGCTCGCGCTCGGGCTGTCCGTCGGCGTCGTCGGCGCGGCGCTGCTCGGGCTGTTCGGGCTCGCGAGCCCCGACGAGGACGCGGAGTACGGCGGGATCGAGGAGATCGACATCGAGGAGCTCACGGACACCGACGTGGTGACGATGATGATGGAGGAGTTCCGACAGTTCTCTCCGGGCGGCGCGGAGGCGCTCATCGACGAGCGCGACGCGTTCATCGCCCACCGGCTCGTCGCCTTACGGGAGGCCGGGCGCGACGTGGTCGCCGTCGTCGGCGCGGGCCACCGGGCGGGGATCGAGGGGTACCTCGCGAACCCCGACAGCCTGCCGCCGATGGCGGACCTGGTCGGCGAGGAGTCCGGACGCGGGTTCCCCTGGAAGAAGCTGATCGGCTACGGGATCACGGTCGGGTTCGTCGCCTTCTTCGTCCTGCTCGCGATGGCGGGCGTCCGGAACGGGTTCCTGCTCCGGCTGTTCGGCGCGTGGTTCCTGATCAACGCCGCCTTCGCGTTCGGGTTCGCGAAGCTCGCCGGCGCGAGGTGGTCCTCCGCCGGCGTCGGCGGCGCGGTCGCGTGGATGACCTCGATCAACCCGCTTCTCGCGCCCGGCTGGTTCACGGGCTACGTCGAGTTGCGGCACCTGACGGTGAACGTCGGCGACATCGGCACGCTCAACGAGCTCCTGGCCGACGAGACGCGCCCCCCCGGCGAGCTCGTCAGGGAGATGCTCGACGTGCCGCTGTTCAAGCTCATCGTGGTCGTCGCGATGACGAACGTCGGCAGCATCGTCGCGAGCTTCCTCTTCGCCGTCTACGTCCTGCCGGCGATGTTCGGCGACATCGGCGGCGTCGAGGAGGTCTCGAGGCTGATGATACAGGGCGCGCGCAACAGCGCCGAACTGCTCCGCGGACTGATCGCCCCCTGA
- a CDS encoding ArsR/SmtB family transcription factor — translation MSRLLPSLPDAEPDDREPRVVGVDDEEADELLAALGSETARNVLSTLHEKPATTSELADELDTSLQNVQYHLSKLTDAEVVDVIDTTYSEKGREMNVYAPADEPLVLFAGSEEQSSGIKTALKRLLGGYALLGLAAFAVQRLAAMATPDATAERYTASGGDAGTAGTGGGNGGGSDVGIATEEPDAPSAEPTVDAEASDGIVDAVVDSATDLLVDPAAALGEPGIVFFLGAALVFSIAWLYWYRRDRAAA, via the coding sequence ATGTCGCGGCTGTTGCCCTCCCTACCGGACGCCGAACCCGACGACCGCGAGCCGCGCGTCGTCGGCGTCGACGACGAGGAAGCCGACGAGCTGCTCGCGGCGCTCGGCTCCGAGACCGCTCGAAACGTCCTCTCGACGCTTCACGAGAAGCCGGCGACGACCTCCGAGCTGGCCGACGAGCTCGACACGTCGCTCCAGAACGTCCAGTATCACCTCTCGAAGCTCACCGACGCGGAGGTCGTCGACGTCATCGACACGACCTACTCGGAGAAGGGTCGCGAGATGAACGTGTACGCGCCCGCCGACGAGCCCCTCGTGTTGTTCGCGGGAAGCGAGGAGCAGTCCTCCGGGATCAAGACGGCGCTGAAGCGGCTGCTCGGCGGCTACGCGCTCCTCGGGCTCGCGGCGTTCGCCGTCCAACGCCTCGCGGCGATGGCGACCCCCGACGCCACGGCCGAGCGGTACACCGCCTCCGGCGGCGACGCCGGAACCGCCGGTACCGGCGGGGGAAACGGCGGGGGCAGCGACGTGGGGATCGCGACGGAGGAACCGGACGCGCCCTCGGCGGAGCCGACGGTGGACGCGGAGGCGAGCGACGGGATCGTCGACGCCGTCGTCGACTCGGCGACCGATCTCCTCGTCGACCCCGCCGCGGCGCTCGGCGAGCCGGGGATCGTCTTCTTCCTGGGAGCCGCGCTCGTGTTCTCGATCGCCTGGCTCTACTGGTACCGCCGGGATCGGGCCGCGGCCTGA
- a CDS encoding bifunctional nuclease family protein, with amino-acid sequence MEHEAEVVGVGAGSAPGGDVPAVVLGVRGEYVPIFVSGDQARSIGTVLEGEPFDRPLTHDLLVEMLTEFGGAIDRVRIDDLADGTFYAKVDAERYESGEPERFVFDARPSDALALAVRVECPIVVSEAVIDEAGRPPDSIRFGDGPRDDS; translated from the coding sequence ATGGAACACGAAGCCGAGGTCGTCGGGGTCGGAGCCGGCTCGGCACCCGGCGGCGACGTCCCGGCGGTGGTCCTGGGCGTCCGCGGCGAGTACGTCCCCATCTTCGTCAGCGGCGACCAGGCCCGCTCGATCGGCACCGTCCTCGAGGGCGAACCGTTCGACCGACCGCTCACGCACGACCTCCTCGTGGAGATGCTCACCGAGTTCGGCGGGGCGATAGACCGGGTTCGGATCGACGACCTCGCGGACGGGACCTTCTACGCGAAGGTCGACGCCGAGCGCTACGAGTCGGGCGAGCCGGAGCGGTTCGTCTTCGACGCGCGACCCTCCGACGCGCTGGCGCTGGCCGTCCGCGTCGAGTGCCCCATCGTCGTCTCCGAGGCGGTGATAGACGAGGCGGGACGCCCGCCCGACTCGATCCGCTTCGGCGACGGTCCCCGCGACGACTCGTAG
- a CDS encoding acyl-CoA thioesterase, with the protein MTEMLLPNDTNNLGRALGGAVLHWMDVCGAIAGMRFSSRQVVTASMDHVDFIAPIEMGEVVVIEGYVFNTGRTSLDVKVEVHAENPRTGEERRTTASYFTFVALDEEGRPTEVPDLACPTDAEEALRTRAVEGRREQLREVVERYDL; encoded by the coding sequence ATGACCGAGATGCTCCTGCCGAACGACACCAACAACCTCGGCCGGGCGCTCGGCGGGGCGGTGTTACACTGGATGGACGTCTGCGGCGCGATAGCGGGCATGCGCTTTTCGAGCCGACAGGTGGTCACGGCGTCGATGGACCACGTCGACTTCATCGCGCCCATCGAGATGGGCGAGGTCGTCGTGATCGAGGGGTACGTCTTCAACACCGGGCGGACGAGCCTCGACGTGAAAGTCGAGGTCCACGCCGAGAACCCGCGGACCGGCGAGGAGCGTCGCACGACCGCCTCGTACTTCACGTTCGTCGCGCTCGACGAGGAGGGTCGACCGACCGAGGTGCCGGACCTCGCGTGCCCGACCGACGCGGAGGAGGCCCTCCGGACGCGCGCCGTCGAGGGACGCCGCGAACAGCTCCGCGAGGTCGTCGAGCGATACGACCTCTAA
- a CDS encoding GIY-YIG nuclease family protein: MRTEPDRDLPAAAVGGTYTLLVDLPSSATVSVGALGDQGFPAGAYAYTGSALGSGGFSRVRRHRRTARGDHDVRHWHVDYLLGETDARIDRVVHAPGVDAECAVAARLPSGPVDGFGASDCGCSSHLSAAASLEDLIDRVARAYDAEGATVRTDAPGSTG; the protein is encoded by the coding sequence GTGCGGACCGAACCCGATCGCGACCTCCCGGCCGCCGCCGTCGGCGGGACCTACACCCTCCTCGTCGACCTCCCGTCCTCCGCGACCGTCTCCGTCGGCGCGCTCGGCGATCAGGGGTTTCCCGCCGGCGCGTACGCGTACACCGGCAGCGCGCTCGGCTCCGGCGGGTTCTCGCGCGTCCGACGCCACCGCCGGACCGCCCGCGGCGACCACGACGTTCGCCACTGGCACGTCGACTACCTGCTGGGCGAGACGGACGCGCGGATCGACCGCGTCGTCCACGCGCCGGGCGTCGACGCCGAGTGCGCGGTGGCCGCGCGGCTCCCGTCGGGACCGGTCGACGGGTTCGGCGCGTCCGACTGCGGCTGTTCGAGCCACCTCTCGGCGGCGGCGAGCCTCGAGGACCTGATCGACCGCGTGGCCCGCGCGTACGACGCGGAGGGGGCGACGGTCCGGACCGACGCCCCCGGATCCACCGGTTAG
- a CDS encoding serine hydrolase domain-containing protein, giving the protein MYFPDANDWDRRDPDAVGLDPEAVAAAVDYHKRNGTPHEQVNYDFADHETWDEAEGEHGRRIGPHPVRRGGPAGVVLKDGYLVAEWGDTRRVDQTFSVAKSFLSAVAGIAWDRGEIDDVDDRVRAYVDDGGFEGERNRAIRWRHLLQQTSEWEGTLFGKPDAVDRNRAVGKSDDALDKSETRPLREPGTFWEYNDVRINRLALSLLRTVGRPLPRVLAENVMRPIGATDTWEWHGYHNSTVDVDGTTMRSVSGGGHWGGGLWISARDLARVGLLYLNDGSWDGKRLVSEAWVDASTEPCDVNENYGYLWWLNTNRALWPSAPESAYAALGHGQNTVWIDPEHDLVVVLRWLKYDDGDDGDGYDEDDGDGYDQDGGDGHDDGTDAQREQDRFYAKLLDGLE; this is encoded by the coding sequence ATGTACTTCCCCGACGCGAACGACTGGGACCGACGCGATCCCGACGCGGTCGGGCTCGACCCGGAGGCGGTCGCGGCCGCGGTGGACTACCACAAACGCAACGGCACGCCGCACGAGCAGGTCAACTACGACTTCGCGGACCACGAGACGTGGGACGAGGCCGAGGGCGAGCACGGTCGGCGGATCGGGCCGCATCCCGTGCGTCGCGGCGGTCCCGCCGGCGTCGTGCTCAAGGACGGGTACCTAGTCGCGGAGTGGGGCGACACTCGCCGCGTCGACCAGACGTTCAGCGTCGCCAAGAGCTTCCTCTCGGCCGTCGCGGGGATCGCCTGGGACCGCGGCGAGATCGACGACGTCGACGACCGCGTCCGTGCGTACGTCGACGACGGCGGGTTCGAGGGCGAGCGAAACCGGGCGATCCGGTGGCGGCACCTGCTCCAACAGACCAGCGAGTGGGAGGGAACGCTCTTCGGCAAGCCCGACGCGGTCGACCGGAACCGCGCGGTCGGGAAGAGCGACGACGCGCTCGACAAGTCGGAGACGCGCCCGCTCCGGGAGCCGGGGACGTTCTGGGAGTACAACGACGTGCGGATCAACCGGCTCGCGTTGTCCCTGCTTCGAACGGTCGGCCGTCCGCTCCCCCGCGTGCTCGCCGAGAACGTCATGCGTCCGATCGGCGCGACCGACACGTGGGAGTGGCACGGGTACCACAACTCGACGGTCGACGTGGACGGGACGACGATGCGCAGCGTCTCCGGCGGCGGCCACTGGGGCGGCGGGCTGTGGATCTCCGCCCGCGACCTCGCTCGGGTCGGGTTGCTGTACCTCAACGACGGGAGCTGGGACGGGAAGCGACTGGTCTCGGAGGCGTGGGTCGATGCCTCGACCGAACCGTGCGACGTCAACGAGAACTACGGCTACCTGTGGTGGCTCAACACGAACCGGGCGCTGTGGCCCAGCGCGCCCGAGTCGGCGTACGCCGCGCTCGGCCACGGGCAGAACACCGTCTGGATCGATCCCGAACACGACCTCGTCGTCGTGCTCCGCTGGCTGAAGTACGATGACGGGGATGACGGTGACGGGTACGACGAGGATGACGGCGACGGGTACGACCAGGACGGCGGCGACGGCCACGACGACGGAACCGACGCACAGCGGGAGCAGGACCGGTTCTACGCGAAACTGCTCGACGGACTCGAGTGA
- a CDS encoding ABC transporter ATP-binding protein produces the protein MARVKLTDVTKQYDDVTAVDNMNLDLKDGEFICLVGPSGCGKSTTLETVAGLTKPTSGTITIGDREVTNLPPKDRGIAMVFQNIALFPHMDVYDNISFGLRLRNFPQDEMDERVEEAARVVRLQGMLDRMPSEMSGGQRQRVAIARAIVRDPDVFLMDEPLANLDAKLRVNMRTELQRLHKQLDTTIIYVTHNQAEAMTMSDRIAVLNKGELQQIAPPLVCYNQPANRFVAGFIGSPSMNFVDATVGDGTLDANGYSVSFDTAAIDGVASGEAVEFGIRPEDLYLADNSAEAADPSRTFSVTTDVLEPMGDEIFVYLKPILDPSDDGGMTDFEERQGLLMSVDPATDISEEEDVEIVLDRARIHLFDDDTGDAISHGVVADAEIEAEAERDEAQAD, from the coding sequence ATGGCACGAGTCAAACTCACGGACGTCACGAAACAGTACGACGACGTAACGGCGGTCGACAACATGAACCTCGACCTGAAGGACGGCGAGTTCATCTGTCTCGTCGGTCCCTCGGGCTGCGGGAAGTCCACGACCCTCGAGACGGTCGCGGGGCTCACGAAGCCCACGTCGGGGACGATCACGATCGGCGACCGCGAGGTGACGAACCTCCCGCCGAAGGACCGCGGGATCGCGATGGTGTTCCAGAACATCGCGCTGTTCCCGCACATGGACGTGTACGACAACATCTCCTTCGGCCTGCGGCTGCGGAACTTCCCGCAGGACGAGATGGACGAGCGCGTCGAGGAGGCGGCGCGGGTCGTCCGGCTCCAGGGAATGTTGGACCGCATGCCGAGCGAGATGTCCGGCGGGCAGCGCCAGCGCGTCGCGATCGCGCGGGCGATCGTCCGTGACCCGGACGTGTTCCTGATGGACGAGCCGCTGGCGAACCTCGACGCCAAGCTCCGCGTCAACATGCGGACCGAGCTCCAGCGGCTCCACAAGCAGCTGGACACGACGATCATCTACGTCACGCACAACCAGGCGGAGGCGATGACGATGTCCGACCGCATCGCCGTCCTCAACAAGGGGGAGCTCCAGCAGATCGCCCCGCCGCTGGTCTGTTACAACCAGCCGGCCAACCGGTTCGTCGCCGGCTTCATCGGGTCGCCGTCGATGAACTTCGTCGACGCGACCGTCGGCGACGGCACCCTCGACGCGAACGGCTACTCCGTCTCCTTCGACACCGCCGCGATCGACGGCGTGGCGTCCGGCGAGGCGGTGGAGTTCGGCATCCGTCCGGAGGACCTCTACCTCGCCGACAACAGCGCCGAGGCCGCGGACCCGAGCAGGACGTTCTCCGTCACGACCGACGTGCTCGAACCGATGGGCGACGAGATCTTCGTCTACCTCAAGCCGATCCTCGACCCGTCGGACGACGGCGGGATGACCGACTTCGAGGAGCGCCAGGGGCTGTTGATGAGCGTCGATCCCGCGACCGACATCAGCGAGGAGGAGGACGTCGAGATCGTCCTCGACCGCGCGCGGATCCACCTGTTCGACGACGACACCGGCGACGCGATCTCCCACGGCGTCGTGGCGGACGCCGAGATCGAGGCCGAGGCCGAGCGGGACGAGGCGCAGGCGGACTGA
- a CDS encoding carbohydrate ABC transporter permease, with amino-acid sequence MSIDARNHEDAETFDGSGDESGAESDDDNRSPIQRWADDWIRNPEKAYAVMLVFLGGVLLTTSLFPLYWLFNVAMAPPGQTDIPLLPETIDLSAFVQVFQQVPFARFMFNSLFYAFTVTVFVLLVASLAGYAFGRLQFRGKTPLLFALLVLSFFPPATLFIPLFRAFNQQVPMLGLFTLPVEIYGTPGAVVAPLSAFTMPLAIFILTTFYGQIPDGLEEAARVEGTTRIGALFRVIMPLSAPGVATAGILTFITVYTEFFFSFLMTGNSAAEWAPVVDGVIAFQTQYTVRYDLQAAASLIAIVPVAILVVVAQDKIISGLTQGALKE; translated from the coding sequence ATGAGCATCGACGCACGCAACCACGAGGACGCGGAAACGTTCGACGGATCGGGAGACGAATCGGGAGCGGAGTCGGACGACGACAACCGGTCGCCCATCCAGCGGTGGGCCGACGACTGGATTCGGAACCCCGAGAAGGCGTACGCCGTCATGTTGGTGTTCCTCGGCGGCGTCCTGTTGACGACCTCGCTTTTCCCGCTGTACTGGCTGTTCAACGTCGCGATGGCGCCGCCCGGCCAGACCGACATCCCGCTCCTCCCGGAGACGATCGACCTGTCGGCGTTCGTTCAGGTCTTCCAGCAGGTGCCGTTCGCGCGGTTCATGTTCAACAGCCTGTTCTACGCGTTCACGGTGACGGTGTTCGTGCTCCTCGTCGCGAGCCTCGCCGGGTACGCGTTCGGGCGGCTACAGTTCCGCGGGAAGACCCCGCTGCTTTTCGCCCTGTTGGTGCTCAGCTTCTTCCCGCCGGCGACGCTCTTCATTCCGCTGTTCCGGGCGTTCAACCAGCAGGTCCCGATGCTCGGCCTCTTCACCCTCCCGGTGGAGATATACGGGACGCCCGGCGCGGTCGTCGCGCCCCTCAGCGCGTTCACCATGCCGCTCGCGATCTTCATCCTGACGACGTTCTACGGCCAGATCCCGGACGGCCTCGAGGAGGCCGCCAGGGTCGAGGGAACGACGCGGATCGGCGCGCTGTTCCGCGTGATCATGCCGCTTTCGGCTCCCGGCGTCGCGACCGCCGGCATCCTCACCTTCATCACGGTGTACACGGAGTTCTTCTTCTCCTTCCTGATGACCGGCAACAGCGCCGCGGAGTGGGCGCCGGTCGTCGACGGCGTCATCGCGTTCCAGACGCAGTACACCGTCCGGTACGACCTTCAGGCGGCGGCGAGCCTGATCGCGATCGTCCCGGTCGCGATCCTCGTCGTCGTCGCACAGGACAAGATCATCAGCGGCCTCACGCAGGGGGCACTCAAGGAGTAA
- a CDS encoding carbohydrate ABC transporter permease encodes MAVEQGRTETAAGGDGVLSGLATWTENLSEQAYAYLLLAPGFLVLLLFAFWPLASAIRMSFFADVIASGSLGEFVGLQNYVRLLTNTNALAPAAFVDPSFETPILEQALFMTIGFAVLSVTGETLLGFLYAMLMKAEYKGRRLVRLLIILPWAIPIVIQGMIFFLLFRPGYGLLTEPLQQLGIFSSLPLNTTFDGFVIVTVADIWKTSAFMALLILAGLESVNQDLYEVADVMGASRWQRFRYITFPLVFPVLMVAMLFRTMGALRVYGIIESTTVGCSTVPSMTCLVTQMMFGSATQYGSAAAVSVLIAIVVGLFIMVYLGFIRRSNQSLGLA; translated from the coding sequence GTGGCAGTTGAACAGGGCAGAACGGAGACGGCGGCCGGGGGAGACGGCGTCCTGTCGGGGCTCGCGACGTGGACGGAGAACCTGAGCGAACAGGCGTACGCGTACCTGTTGTTGGCTCCGGGGTTCCTCGTGTTGCTGCTGTTCGCGTTCTGGCCGCTGGCCTCGGCGATCAGGATGTCGTTTTTCGCCGACGTGATCGCCAGCGGCAGCCTGGGGGAGTTCGTCGGGCTTCAAAACTACGTCCGGCTGCTCACGAACACCAACGCGCTGGCTCCGGCGGCGTTCGTCGACCCCTCCTTCGAGACGCCGATCCTGGAACAGGCGCTGTTCATGACGATCGGGTTCGCCGTGTTGAGCGTCACCGGCGAGACGCTCCTCGGCTTCCTCTACGCCATGCTGATGAAAGCCGAGTACAAGGGACGGCGGCTCGTCCGCCTGCTCATCATCCTCCCGTGGGCGATCCCCATCGTCATCCAGGGGATGATCTTCTTCCTGCTTTTCCGGCCCGGCTACGGCCTGTTGACCGAGCCGCTCCAGCAGCTCGGGATCTTCTCGAGTCTCCCCCTCAACACGACCTTCGACGGCTTCGTCATCGTGACGGTTGCGGACATCTGGAAGACCTCGGCGTTCATGGCCCTGCTGATCCTGGCGGGCTTAGAGAGCGTCAACCAGGACCTGTACGAGGTGGCGGACGTGATGGGTGCCTCGCGGTGGCAGCGGTTCCGCTACATCACGTTCCCGCTGGTGTTCCCGGTGTTGATGGTCGCGATGCTGTTCCGGACGATGGGCGCGCTCCGGGTGTACGGCATCATCGAGTCGACCACCGTCGGCTGTTCGACCGTCCCGTCGATGACGTGTCTCGTCACCCAAATGATGTTCGGCTCCGCGACGCAGTACGGCTCCGCGGCCGCCGTGAGCGTGCTGATAGCCATCGTCGTGGGACTGTTCATCATGGTGTACCTCGGATTCATCCGGCGGAGCAACCAGAGCCTGGGGTTAGCATAA